From Eleftheria terrae, the proteins below share one genomic window:
- a CDS encoding Clp protease N-terminal domain-containing protein, giving the protein MKTIRTLCEGAERHARQHGQAEPGAEHFLLAALDLPDGTARRTLQRLQLPPERLAQALAQQYQDALRHVGVNADAFELAPAEAGHPGGHGLYKASGSGQAVVQALARHEGRAPGSPLLGAHVLAVIASMKHGVAVRTLKALGADPAAVRAAASEEAAAAAT; this is encoded by the coding sequence ATGAAGACGATCAGAACGCTGTGCGAGGGTGCCGAACGCCACGCCCGCCAGCATGGCCAGGCCGAGCCGGGTGCGGAGCACTTCCTGCTGGCGGCCCTCGACCTGCCGGACGGAACGGCGCGGCGCACCTTGCAGCGGCTGCAGCTGCCGCCCGAACGGCTGGCCCAGGCCCTGGCCCAGCAGTACCAGGACGCGCTGCGCCATGTCGGCGTGAACGCCGACGCCTTCGAGCTGGCGCCGGCCGAAGCCGGGCACCCGGGCGGCCACGGGCTCTACAAGGCAAGCGGCTCCGGACAGGCCGTGGTGCAGGCGCTGGCCCGCCATGAGGGTCGCGCACCGGGCTCGCCCCTGTTGGGCGCCCACGTATTGGCAGTCATCGCCTCGATGAAGCACGGTGTCGCGGTACGCACCTTGAAGGCCCTGGGAGCCGACCCGGCCGCCGTGCGAGCGGCCGCCTCCGAAGAGGCAGCCGCCGCGGCCACCTGA
- a CDS encoding helix-turn-helix domain-containing protein — translation MFDAKDLPSPRDPGQALAAVLALRLMADRLEQQAVAHALQQGWSWADIAEALGVTKQAAHKRLAPWVQR, via the coding sequence ATGTTCGACGCGAAAGACCTTCCCTCCCCTCGCGATCCAGGACAGGCGCTGGCAGCCGTGCTGGCCCTGCGCCTGATGGCGGACCGGCTCGAACAACAGGCCGTGGCGCACGCCTTGCAGCAAGGCTGGTCCTGGGCCGACATTGCCGAGGCACTGGGAGTGACGAAGCAGGCCGCTCACAAGCGCCTCGCGCCGTGGGTGCAACGATGA
- a CDS encoding DUF5985 family protein: MVNALLMGAIAMASVVASLFFLRFWRRTRDRFFLLFALAFLLDALNRVALGLALPPHEEAPLAYLVRLLSFALILGAIVDKNLRGRRKG; encoded by the coding sequence ATGGTCAATGCCTTGCTGATGGGTGCGATCGCCATGGCCTCGGTGGTGGCCTCGCTGTTTTTCCTGCGCTTCTGGCGCCGCACGCGCGACCGCTTTTTCCTGCTGTTCGCGCTGGCCTTCCTGCTCGACGCACTGAACCGCGTCGCGCTGGGACTGGCCTTGCCGCCCCACGAGGAAGCGCCACTGGCCTATCTGGTGCGCCTGCTGAGCTTTGCCCTGATCCTCGGCGCCATCGTCGACAAGAACCTGCGCGGCCGCCGCAAAGGCTGA
- a CDS encoding DUF5985 family protein, with protein sequence MMASTIYFLCALTAVLCAVLLLQAWAKGRYRLLLWSGLCFVGLALNNLLLVVDKLLVPSVDLSVPRSLLALLAMLVLLYGLILDSE encoded by the coding sequence ATGATGGCCAGCACGATCTACTTCCTGTGCGCGCTCACCGCGGTGCTGTGCGCGGTGCTGCTGCTGCAGGCCTGGGCCAAGGGCCGCTATCGCCTGCTGCTGTGGAGCGGCCTGTGCTTCGTGGGCCTGGCACTCAACAACCTGCTGCTGGTGGTGGACAAGCTGCTGGTGCCCAGCGTCGACCTGAGCGTGCCGCGCTCCTTGCTCGCACTGCTGGCCATGCTGGTCCTGCTGTACGGCCTGATCCTCGATTCGGAGTGA
- a CDS encoding threonine ammonia-lyase: protein MTAVLTPTTAHPLAEYPTLQDIRAAAARLAGQVLETPVWRWQTGIVAEALQPSTEVWLKLELFQRTGTFKLRGALNTIATLDAAALQRGVVAASAGNHAMAVAYAARVAGTSAKVAMPRHASPARIAACRAQGAEVVLADSVHDAFARAQALVLEEGRTMMHPFDGPLTAQGTGTLGLEVMQQLPELDAVVVPVGGGGLCGGIAAAVKQLRPQCQVFGVEPFGADAMYRSFQAGTPQSLATVDTVADSLGAPYALPYSFGVCRRFVDEIVRVSDDELCQAMHHLFRDMKLVTEPAAATATAALLGPLRQRLDGRRVGLIVCGSNMDVPRYAELLARGAAA, encoded by the coding sequence ATGACCGCCGTCCTCACGCCCACCACCGCCCACCCGCTTGCCGAGTACCCGACCCTGCAGGACATCCGCGCCGCCGCGGCCCGCCTGGCCGGGCAGGTGCTGGAAACCCCGGTCTGGCGCTGGCAGACCGGCATCGTCGCTGAAGCACTGCAGCCGTCCACCGAGGTGTGGCTGAAGCTGGAGCTGTTCCAGCGCACCGGCACCTTCAAGCTGCGCGGCGCGCTCAACACCATCGCCACCCTCGACGCCGCGGCCCTGCAGCGCGGCGTGGTCGCCGCCAGCGCCGGCAACCACGCGATGGCGGTGGCCTATGCGGCCCGCGTGGCCGGCACCTCCGCCAAGGTCGCGATGCCCCGGCACGCCAGCCCGGCCCGCATCGCGGCCTGCCGGGCGCAGGGCGCCGAAGTGGTGCTGGCCGACAGCGTGCACGACGCCTTTGCCCGGGCCCAGGCCCTGGTCCTCGAAGAGGGGCGCACGATGATGCACCCCTTCGACGGCCCGCTCACCGCGCAAGGCACCGGCACCCTGGGGCTGGAGGTGATGCAGCAGCTGCCCGAGCTGGATGCGGTGGTGGTGCCGGTGGGCGGCGGCGGCCTGTGCGGCGGCATTGCCGCGGCGGTCAAGCAGCTGCGGCCGCAGTGCCAGGTGTTCGGTGTCGAACCCTTCGGCGCCGATGCGATGTACCGCAGCTTCCAGGCGGGCACGCCGCAGTCGCTGGCGACGGTGGACACCGTGGCCGACAGCCTGGGCGCGCCCTATGCGCTGCCCTACAGCTTCGGCGTCTGCCGGCGTTTCGTTGATGAGATCGTGCGGGTCTCCGACGACGAGCTGTGCCAGGCCATGCACCACCTGTTCCGCGACATGAAGCTGGTGACCGAGCCGGCCGCGGCGACCGCCACCGCCGCCCTGCTCGGGCCGCTGCGGCAGCGGCTGGACGGCCGCCGGGTGGGCCTGATCGTGTGCGGCTCCAACATGGATGTGCCACGCTACGCCGAGCTGCTGGCGCGCGGTGCTGCCGCCTGA
- a CDS encoding LysR family transcriptional regulator, translating to MNDRLTGIDVFVQAVEAGSFSLAAERLRLTRSAVAKAVARLEQRLGTRLFHRTTRSQSLTEDGQAFFERCVRALAELEAAEAELDSGRREPSGRLRVSAPVVLGRQCVAPLLLPLVTRHPRLDIEMCFSDRVADLVEDGYDLAVRVGPLPDSSSLAARALGMQRMGICAAPSYLARHGRPASFDDLAHHTGILYHRHDGDKPWRLQHDDGQLREVRVQGRVRLDDLQAIADAALAGVGLAWLPCWLTAPHLRSGALELVFSSERVAPVEIQAVWPQSRYLAAKTRVAIDTLVAGLPPLLGMGSAAAATGARPTERPTPNAGCIVEPAVP from the coding sequence ATGAACGACCGACTCACCGGCATCGACGTCTTCGTGCAGGCCGTCGAGGCCGGCAGCTTCTCGCTGGCGGCCGAGCGGCTGCGCCTGACCCGATCCGCGGTGGCCAAGGCGGTCGCCCGGCTGGAGCAGCGCCTGGGCACGCGGCTGTTCCACCGCACCACCCGCTCGCAGAGCCTGACGGAAGACGGCCAGGCCTTCTTCGAGCGCTGCGTACGCGCGCTGGCAGAGCTGGAGGCCGCCGAGGCCGAGCTCGATTCCGGCCGCCGGGAGCCGAGCGGCCGCCTGCGCGTCAGCGCGCCGGTGGTGCTCGGCCGGCAATGCGTCGCGCCCTTGCTGCTGCCGCTGGTGACCCGCCATCCCCGGCTGGACATCGAGATGTGCTTCAGCGACCGGGTGGCCGACCTGGTGGAGGACGGCTACGACCTGGCGGTGCGGGTCGGCCCGCTGCCCGACAGCAGCAGCCTGGCCGCCCGGGCGCTCGGCATGCAGCGCATGGGCATCTGCGCCGCCCCGTCCTACCTGGCGCGCCACGGGCGGCCTGCCAGCTTCGACGACCTGGCGCACCACACCGGCATCCTCTACCACCGCCACGACGGCGACAAACCCTGGCGCTTGCAGCACGACGACGGGCAGCTGCGCGAGGTGCGGGTGCAGGGCCGCGTGCGGCTGGACGACCTGCAGGCCATTGCCGACGCGGCACTGGCCGGCGTGGGCCTGGCCTGGCTGCCCTGCTGGCTCACCGCGCCCCACCTGCGCAGCGGTGCGCTGGAGCTGGTGTTCAGCAGCGAGCGGGTTGCGCCGGTGGAGATCCAGGCGGTCTGGCCGCAAAGCCGCTACCTGGCCGCCAAGACCCGGGTGGCCATCGACACGCTGGTGGCCGGCCTGCCGCCGCTCCTCGGCATGGGGTCGGCGGCGGCCGCCACCGGTGCCAGGCCCACCGAGCGGCCCACCCCGAATGCCGGCTGCATCGTCGAGCCCGCTGTGCCATGA
- a CDS encoding zinc-dependent alcohol dehydrogenase family protein yields MKAYRIVPGQDIAGLERVDIEARPLGPREVRVRMRAVSLNFRDLMLVRGWYPSGSNARPVPTSDGAGEVLEVGAAVRRFRPGDRVVTTFFQGWRSGERPAGVSQIALGAHLDGVLAEQVVLDEDGLLAQPATLDFQQAATVPVAGVTAWTALFHHGAARPGDTVLLLGTGGVSVWALQLAKAAGLRVVLTSSSDAKLARARSLGADELINYRDTPQWQDEVLRRTGGRGVDLVLEVGGAGTLDRSVAATRDGGRVALIGVLAGLGQGFDPMPLLLGGKRLEGVLVGSAEHQSELQRFVEQRGIEPVIDREFGFHEVPQAFAYLASGGHFGKVVVRLD; encoded by the coding sequence ATGAAGGCATACCGCATCGTTCCCGGCCAGGACATCGCCGGGCTGGAGCGCGTGGACATCGAGGCGCGGCCGCTCGGCCCGCGCGAGGTGCGCGTGCGAATGCGCGCCGTCTCGCTCAACTTCCGCGACCTGATGCTGGTGCGCGGCTGGTATCCCAGCGGCAGCAATGCACGGCCGGTGCCGACCTCCGACGGTGCCGGCGAGGTGCTCGAGGTGGGCGCCGCGGTGCGCCGCTTCCGCCCCGGCGACCGGGTGGTGACGACCTTCTTCCAGGGCTGGCGCAGCGGCGAGCGGCCCGCGGGCGTGAGCCAGATCGCGCTGGGCGCCCATCTGGACGGCGTGCTGGCCGAGCAGGTGGTGCTCGACGAGGACGGCTTGCTGGCCCAGCCCGCCACGCTGGACTTCCAGCAGGCCGCCACCGTGCCGGTGGCCGGCGTGACGGCCTGGACCGCCTTGTTCCACCATGGCGCTGCCCGGCCGGGCGACACGGTGCTGCTGCTGGGTACCGGCGGGGTGTCGGTGTGGGCCCTGCAGCTGGCCAAGGCGGCGGGGCTGCGGGTGGTGCTCACCTCGTCCAGCGATGCGAAGCTGGCGCGGGCACGCAGCCTGGGGGCCGACGAGCTGATCAACTACCGCGACACGCCGCAATGGCAGGACGAGGTGCTGCGCCGCACCGGCGGGCGCGGCGTCGACCTGGTGCTGGAGGTGGGCGGCGCCGGGACGCTGGACCGCTCGGTGGCTGCCACGCGGGACGGCGGCCGGGTGGCGCTGATCGGTGTGCTGGCGGGCCTCGGGCAGGGTTTCGACCCGATGCCGCTGCTGCTCGGTGGCAAGCGGCTGGAGGGGGTGCTGGTGGGCAGCGCCGAGCACCAGTCGGAACTGCAGCGCTTCGTGGAGCAGCGCGGCATCGAGCCGGTGATCGACCGGGAGTTCGGCTTCCACGAGGTACCGCAGGCCTTTGCCTACCTGGCGTCGGGCGGGCATTTCGGCAAGGTGGTGGTGCGGCTGGATTGA
- a CDS encoding c-type cytochrome, with the protein MVREPTLATLRRRLRASLWLMAGAALLPAARAADDDAARLALGRKLFTEAAVPACKLCHTLKDADAEGAVGPVLDELKPDERRVATALRNGLGNMPSYRASLTDEQIEALARYVSKASGATR; encoded by the coding sequence ATGGTGCGCGAGCCGACCCTTGCCACGCTGCGCCGGCGCCTGCGAGCCAGCCTGTGGCTGATGGCCGGGGCCGCGCTGCTGCCCGCAGCGCGCGCCGCCGACGACGACGCGGCCCGGCTCGCGCTGGGCCGCAAGCTCTTCACCGAGGCCGCCGTGCCGGCCTGCAAGCTGTGCCACACGCTGAAGGACGCCGATGCCGAAGGCGCGGTGGGCCCGGTGCTGGACGAGCTGAAGCCCGATGAGCGGCGCGTCGCCACGGCGCTGCGCAACGGCCTTGGCAACATGCCCTCCTACCGCGCCAGCCTCACGGACGAGCAGATCGAGGCCCTCGCCCGCTACGTTTCCAAAGCCAGCGGCGCGACGCGCTGA
- a CDS encoding sulfite oxidase, giving the protein MQDTLPSLPRRHLLAGTAGALAAAGLGTWSQAAAAQTQAAAKPLPAYAAWKSDSSLIVHSSNTLETRRSAFGSSVITPSEQLYVRNNLPPPDAAVLADRDAWVLTIEGVQHPRDLTLGQLKSLGLETVATVLQCSGNGRGFFPSKPSGTPWTVGAAGCVMWSGVPLRRVAEALGGVADGMAYITGTGGEKLPEGIDPKSIVVERSVPLKALEDALLAWEMNGAPIPLAHGGPLRLIVPGYQGVNNIKYVKRLAFTASESQAKIMSHGYRVTPPGAKADPSQPSVLEMSVKSWINSPHADGAPLTAGMVQIHGVAFGGTEAVKRVEVSTDGGKTWREARFVGPDLGKFAWRQFALTAELPAGTHLLASRATDAAGNVQPEARVENVGGYNNTSWRDHAVQVTVA; this is encoded by the coding sequence ATGCAAGACACCCTCCCCTCGCTGCCGCGCCGGCACCTGCTGGCCGGCACGGCCGGCGCGCTGGCAGCCGCCGGCCTCGGCACCTGGAGCCAGGCCGCCGCAGCCCAGACCCAGGCGGCGGCAAAGCCGCTGCCCGCCTACGCCGCCTGGAAGTCCGACAGCAGCCTGATCGTCCACAGCTCCAACACGCTGGAGACGCGGCGCAGTGCCTTCGGCAGCAGTGTCATCACGCCGTCCGAGCAGCTCTATGTGCGCAACAACCTGCCGCCGCCCGATGCCGCGGTGCTGGCCGACCGCGATGCCTGGGTGCTCACCATCGAGGGCGTGCAGCACCCGCGCGATCTGACGCTGGGCCAGCTCAAGAGCCTGGGCCTGGAGACGGTGGCCACCGTGCTGCAGTGCTCGGGCAACGGCCGCGGCTTTTTCCCGAGCAAGCCGAGCGGCACGCCATGGACGGTCGGTGCGGCGGGCTGCGTCATGTGGAGCGGCGTGCCACTGCGCCGGGTGGCCGAGGCGCTGGGCGGTGTGGCCGACGGCATGGCCTACATCACCGGCACCGGCGGCGAGAAGCTGCCGGAAGGCATCGATCCAAAGAGCATCGTGGTGGAGCGCTCGGTGCCGCTGAAGGCCCTGGAAGACGCGCTGCTGGCCTGGGAGATGAACGGCGCACCCATCCCGCTGGCGCATGGCGGGCCGCTGCGGCTGATCGTGCCGGGCTACCAGGGCGTCAACAACATCAAGTACGTCAAGCGGCTGGCCTTCACCGCCAGCGAGAGCCAGGCCAAGATCATGTCGCACGGCTACCGGGTCACCCCGCCGGGCGCCAAGGCCGACCCCAGCCAGCCCTCGGTGCTCGAGATGAGCGTGAAGTCCTGGATCAATTCGCCCCATGCCGACGGCGCGCCGCTCACGGCCGGCATGGTGCAGATCCACGGCGTGGCCTTCGGCGGCACCGAGGCGGTCAAGCGGGTCGAGGTCTCGACCGACGGCGGCAAGACCTGGCGCGAGGCCCGCTTTGTTGGACCCGACCTGGGCAAGTTCGCCTGGCGCCAGTTCGCGCTGACGGCCGAGCTGCCGGCGGGCACCCACCTGCTGGCGAGCCGCGCGACCGACGCCGCCGGCAATGTGCAGCCCGAGGCGCGGGTGGAGAACGTCGGCGGCTACAACAACACCAGCTGGCGCGACCACGCGGTGCAGGTGACGGTGGCCTGA
- a CDS encoding rhodanese-like domain-containing protein, whose product MSPLVPGEGSPLLFHIAFYRFVPLPDPDGCALRLRELARSLLGSVLVAAEGVNGVLAGTAAALDTFERELLGDALLGPLLAGMAFKRSACRTPPFGRLKVHRKAAIVSVGVPDLPQRGTVVSPAEWRGLLGRDDVVVLDNRNSFEFRLGRFRQAVDPQVSHFRDFPRFVEAHAAEWKRNGKRVAMYCTGGIRCEKTSGWMQQELGLQVLELEGGILHYFQAMPDAWRDWEGECFVFDNRIALDTRLQETATTAEQVYADQPDGAWRLQRARRLDAAQP is encoded by the coding sequence ATGAGCCCGCTTGTTCCCGGCGAGGGCAGCCCCCTGCTGTTCCACATCGCCTTCTATCGTTTCGTCCCGCTGCCCGACCCCGATGGCTGCGCCCTGCGCCTGCGCGAACTGGCCCGGTCGCTGCTGGGCAGCGTGCTGGTCGCGGCCGAGGGCGTCAACGGCGTGCTGGCCGGCACCGCGGCGGCGCTGGACACCTTCGAGCGCGAACTGCTGGGCGACGCCCTGCTCGGTCCCTTGCTGGCCGGCATGGCGTTCAAGCGCAGCGCCTGCCGCACGCCGCCTTTCGGGCGGCTGAAGGTGCACCGCAAGGCGGCCATCGTCAGCGTCGGCGTGCCGGACCTGCCGCAGCGTGGCACGGTGGTGTCGCCGGCGGAATGGCGCGGGCTGCTGGGCCGCGACGATGTGGTGGTGCTCGACAACCGCAACAGCTTCGAGTTCCGCCTGGGGCGCTTCCGGCAGGCGGTCGATCCGCAGGTGAGCCATTTCCGCGACTTCCCGCGCTTTGTCGAGGCGCATGCAGCGGAATGGAAGCGCAACGGCAAGCGGGTGGCGATGTACTGCACCGGCGGCATCCGCTGCGAGAAGACCAGCGGCTGGATGCAGCAGGAGCTGGGCCTGCAGGTGCTGGAGCTGGAGGGCGGCATCCTGCACTACTTCCAGGCGATGCCCGATGCCTGGCGCGACTGGGAGGGCGAGTGCTTCGTGTTCGACAACCGCATTGCGCTCGACACCCGGCTGCAGGAGACCGCGACGACGGCCGAGCAGGTCTATGCCGACCAGCCGGACGGCGCCTGGCGGCTGCAGCGTGCCCGCCGCCTCGACGCGGCCCAGCCCTGA
- a CDS encoding pseudouridine synthase — translation MARPRPAAPLPTRDGVSPSCVALPCGPWSRLVDFLAERLPGVSHAAWLARLAAGEVVDDHGRPLAPEAPYRPQTRVWYWRSLPREHAVPFQETVLFQDEHLVVADKPHFLSVTPSGRYLQETLLVRLKRRLGIDTLAPMHRIDRETAGVVAFTVRPADRNRYQALFRDRLVFKTYEAIAPWHPGLVLPAVRRSRIEEGASFMTMREVPGEPNAETAFELLEVGEGRARYGLSPVTGQRHQLRVQMAALGIPILNDQIYPQHLPEPDPELPPDYSRPLQLLARSLAFLDPVTGEWREFHSRQRLQLG, via the coding sequence ATGGCGCGCCCCCGTCCCGCCGCGCCGCTGCCGACGCGCGACGGCGTCAGCCCGAGCTGTGTCGCGCTGCCTTGCGGCCCCTGGAGCCGCCTGGTCGATTTCCTGGCCGAGCGTCTGCCCGGTGTCAGCCATGCCGCCTGGCTGGCGCGGCTGGCGGCCGGCGAGGTGGTCGACGACCATGGCCGGCCGCTGGCACCCGAGGCGCCCTACCGGCCGCAGACCCGGGTCTGGTACTGGCGCAGCCTGCCGCGCGAGCATGCCGTGCCGTTCCAGGAAACGGTGCTGTTCCAGGACGAGCACCTGGTGGTGGCCGACAAGCCGCACTTCCTGAGCGTGACGCCTTCGGGCCGCTATCTGCAGGAGACGCTGCTGGTGCGGCTGAAGCGGCGGCTGGGCATCGACACGCTGGCGCCGATGCACCGCATCGACCGCGAGACGGCCGGCGTGGTGGCCTTCACGGTGCGGCCGGCCGACCGCAACCGCTACCAGGCCTTGTTCCGCGACCGGCTGGTGTTCAAGACCTACGAGGCCATCGCGCCGTGGCATCCGGGGCTGGTGCTGCCGGCGGTGCGGCGCAGCCGCATCGAGGAAGGCGCGTCCTTCATGACCATGCGCGAGGTGCCGGGCGAGCCGAATGCCGAGACCGCCTTCGAGCTGCTCGAAGTGGGCGAGGGCCGCGCCCGCTATGGCCTGAGCCCGGTCACGGGCCAGCGGCACCAGTTGCGGGTGCAGATGGCGGCGCTGGGCATTCCCATCCTCAACGACCAGATCTACCCGCAGCATCTGCCGGAGCCCGATCCGGAGCTGCCGCCCGACTACAGCCGGCCGCTGCAGTTGCTGGCGCGCTCGCTCGCCTTCCTCGATCCGGTGACCGGCGAGTGGCGCGAGTTCCACAGCCGCCAGCGGCTGCAGCTGGGCTGA
- a CDS encoding AI-2E family transporter — protein MSRLPLGTPAGWTHAFAVLGSAAIVLGLLHWLQGVLIPIALAVLLTFLMSPPITAMQRRGVPRVVAVLATVALALGLLVGIGWTVAHQATRLVDDFPRYERNLTVKISDLRRDDHSVLDRLQRIMARVSRQLQKAQVLPEPEGGTPRTVRVVEDGGLFQVGRLWAAFGPIIEPVSMVGFAFVLVIFMLLRREDLRDRLITLVGQARLVATTKMLDEAAERISRFLLMQFAINASHGVAVAAGLALIGVPYAVLWGLLAAVLRYVPYLGPWIAAVFPLLLSLVVDTSWAPALQVLMLFLVLESISNMVVEPVLYGRGIGVSETATLVMVAFWTWLWGPIGLLLATPLTVCLVVLGHYVPALRFFDTLLGDRPALAPGARFYQRLLARDRHEAAEVAAEQVRQLGLPAVFDDLMMPALCYARRDLERGALDEDDVAFVVETVQELALELDAAQAPRVLPREGPPAVAMPLLVVPVRDASAAAVAMLLQRLLEPGGFALDTCDPGALASEVAAELEARPAPVVCIIVASASALAYAQLLCKRLHTHPLQPRLVVACLGRHLDPASTCSTLTAAGADRVATTLAEARAELSALRSQLANAHLPAWSTAPDEAAPLPARVPAVSLDLPPA, from the coding sequence ATGAGCCGCCTGCCGCTCGGCACGCCGGCCGGATGGACGCATGCCTTCGCAGTGCTGGGCAGTGCCGCCATCGTGCTGGGCCTGCTGCACTGGCTGCAGGGGGTGCTCATCCCGATCGCCCTGGCCGTGCTGCTCACCTTCCTGATGAGCCCGCCCATCACCGCCATGCAACGGCGTGGCGTGCCGCGGGTGGTCGCCGTGCTCGCCACGGTGGCGCTGGCGCTCGGCCTGCTGGTGGGCATCGGCTGGACGGTGGCACATCAGGCCACGCGGCTGGTGGACGACTTCCCGCGCTATGAGCGCAACCTCACCGTCAAGATCAGCGACCTCCGGCGCGACGACCACAGCGTGCTCGACCGCCTGCAGCGCATCATGGCCCGCGTCTCGCGCCAGCTGCAGAAGGCCCAGGTGCTGCCCGAGCCCGAGGGCGGCACGCCGCGCACCGTGCGGGTGGTGGAGGACGGCGGGCTTTTCCAGGTGGGGCGGCTGTGGGCGGCCTTCGGCCCCATCATCGAGCCGGTCTCGATGGTCGGCTTCGCCTTCGTGCTGGTGATCTTCATGCTGTTGCGGCGCGAGGACCTGCGCGACCGCCTCATCACGCTGGTGGGCCAGGCCCGGCTGGTGGCCACGACCAAGATGCTGGACGAGGCAGCCGAGCGCATCAGCCGCTTCCTGCTGATGCAGTTCGCCATCAACGCCAGCCACGGGGTGGCCGTGGCTGCCGGGCTGGCGTTGATCGGGGTGCCCTATGCGGTGCTATGGGGCCTGCTGGCCGCGGTGCTGCGCTACGTGCCCTACCTGGGGCCCTGGATCGCGGCGGTCTTCCCCTTGCTGCTGAGCCTGGTGGTCGATACCAGCTGGGCGCCGGCGCTGCAGGTGCTGATGCTGTTCCTGGTGCTGGAGTCCATCAGCAACATGGTGGTGGAGCCGGTCCTGTACGGGCGCGGCATCGGCGTGTCGGAAACCGCCACGCTGGTGATGGTCGCCTTCTGGACCTGGCTGTGGGGCCCCATCGGCCTGCTGCTCGCCACGCCACTGACGGTCTGCCTGGTGGTGCTGGGCCACTATGTGCCGGCCCTGCGCTTCTTCGACACGCTGCTGGGCGACCGGCCGGCGCTGGCGCCCGGCGCGCGCTTCTACCAGCGCCTGCTGGCCCGCGACCGGCACGAGGCGGCCGAAGTGGCGGCCGAACAGGTGCGCCAGCTTGGCTTGCCGGCGGTCTTCGACGACCTGATGATGCCGGCCCTGTGCTATGCCCGGCGCGACCTGGAGCGCGGCGCGCTTGACGAGGACGACGTGGCCTTCGTCGTCGAGACGGTGCAGGAACTGGCGCTGGAGCTGGACGCGGCGCAAGCGCCCCGCGTGCTGCCACGCGAAGGCCCGCCGGCGGTCGCCATGCCGCTGCTGGTGGTGCCGGTACGCGACGCCTCGGCCGCTGCGGTCGCCATGCTGCTGCAGCGCCTGCTGGAGCCGGGCGGCTTCGCGCTCGACACCTGCGACCCCGGCGCCCTCGCCTCCGAGGTGGCGGCCGAGCTGGAGGCCCGGCCCGCACCGGTGGTCTGCATCATCGTGGCCAGCGCCTCGGCGCTCGCCTATGCGCAGCTGTTGTGCAAGCGGCTGCACACCCATCCGCTGCAGCCGCGGCTGGTGGTGGCCTGCCTGGGCCGTCACCTGGACCCGGCAAGCACCTGCAGCACCTTGACGGCCGCTGGCGCGGACCGGGTGGCCACCACGCTGGCCGAGGCACGGGCCGAGCTGTCGGCCCTGCGCTCGCAGCTGGCGAATGCGCATCTGCCGGCCTGGTCGACCGCACCGGACGAGGCAGCTCCGCTGCCCGCCCGGGTGCCGGCCGTCTCGCTCGACCTGCCGCCGGCCTGA